In the genome of Arachis hypogaea cultivar Tifrunner chromosome 9, arahy.Tifrunner.gnm2.J5K5, whole genome shotgun sequence, the window TAACATCACCGACAAAGTCAAAGAGCTCAATCTTCATTGTCCaacaatttttttctaattatgaTAATTTTGACAAATTGCGCTACCTAACAAGTGAACTCAACctctcttctttgtttgatcttcaaTTTCTAAGTTACTTGGATTTGGACAATAATGACATCAACATCATCCAATACTATGATCAACGTAGAAACTCTTCTAACAACATCTACCATCTTGATTTGTCAAATAATGACAATCTTAAAGCTGATAATATACTCCATTagatttctaatttttcttctttggaatAAACATTGTGAACTAAAAAATCTCAatagaactaattaaaaaattttgaaattttgtttcTGATTAAGTTCAGtgttttttttacataaaaattcaATCAATGACATCATTTTGAATGtgttatttaatttcaaaatattaatgCTAGATGACAATAATTTAAGAGATAATACGTGTTGAATATTACATAGTGCATAGTATGAGAGAAAGCGAGAGAGGGAATTGGGGAAACACCGGGCGGGTCGGGCTCGTCAACTACAACCTCAAGCCAAGGATCCTAGGGTTTGGAACCGAGAAGAGTATGTTAGATTGGAACAAGATTCTTTCACCGTCTTTGTGGATAGGCTACCAGGAGATATATCGAAGCAGGAATTGTTTCAGTTGTTTTCATGGACGGGGAGGATCAATGACATCTATCtctcaagaaaaatgagaaatGGTGATGTATATCTTTTTGCGTTCATCAGGTACACTACAAATGGAAGGGCGCTGAAAGCGATCTCAAAAATGAATTCCATGCGGCTACGAGGGAAGGAGATTTTTGTAAGGGAGGCTAAGTACAAGAGATATCTCCAAGGGAAAGACTGCGGTAGACACCAGAGGTACAAGGAGAAAGGCGGTGGATGGTAGGGTTGATGATGGAAAATCTCCCGGACAGGATGAAGAGCAAGTCTATGATAGAAGGCGCGCAGATATTGGGGAGGCTACTCGTGGGATTATTAGTAGCAAACCTTATTATCTTGTGGACGACGTGAAGGCTTGTAATCATGTAGGGGACTCATCGGTAAAGAAAATTCGGGTCTCTGCGCATACCACTAATTTCGGTTGGCTAAATAGGAGTATTATTGGGATGACAACTTCTGCCATAGATTTTCATTTGTTGACTGTAACAGCTCGGATGAATTGGCCTAACGTGGTAAAGATTTGCGAGAGGGGGACGTATAAAACTTTATTAGTTTTGGATAGCCTTCGTAGTGTGGAAGAAGCTCTTGCTCTGAAACTGGATGGCCTTCTAACATTCTTCAGAAGTGTTAGACGGTGGAATGAGGTTGAACGATGTGATAAGAGAAGAGTTTTGCTGGAGTGCGTTGGGATCCCTTTACATGTTTGGTCAGACGCTACGTTTTGTTTGATTGGTAAACAGTGGGGTGAGGTGGTGTCATGTGATGCTGCGACAATTTCTCTTATGTCATTTAGGGTGGGGCGTGTGCTGATTGATACATTTCGGCTTGACGCCATTAGTGAAAGAATCCATCTCGTTGTAGGCACGACTGGGTTTGATGTGGTGGTTAAGGAGGTGGGAAGTAATGCTTGGGCCTTATCCGGTTGTATGTTGAAGGAGGTCGTGGCCGACAATCGTGGGCCCATGCTCGGCAGCGCCTATGATGCTAGGGAATGTAGTCACGTGCAGGTAGTGGGACGGGAAGCAGAGGCAGAGATGGTTGTCATGGTGGCAAGGGATGAAGAATAGTAGGAGGGCGAAATGGTAATACCTCGGGAGATTTTGAATGAATGGAGTACAAAATTTTTGAGTTCTAAAACGACAACGACAACAATCAAGGGAGTTAAAGGGACAACGGCTGACGGTGTAGGATTGCTACCTAGTATTGCGGAAGAAGATTCAGGTCGAACCTTATCCTGGGACTATGGAAGTGATTGTAGGGCTCCTGGAGCTGAGATCAGCAGTATGTACAGGGAAAGTACGGCTGCGAGTGGGGCGCAGCGCGAATTGAATGACGTAGTAGGGTGCGGTGATAAATCCAGTGGGTCGAGTGCGGCAGGGATGTAGCGTATTGATGGTGGCTTGGAGATGGCGAGGCTGAGAGGGGAGGTCTCGTCTGGGTTGGTGGGTCCCCTTGAGCTCGTTGACATACAGAAGGGGGAACGGGTTGTGATTTGGCATGGGAGGGGATAAAGACAGGTTGCGGTCCGTACAAAAAATGTTCAAAAAGAGTTCGACCGGTTAAAGGACCGGACGATTTGGAAGGCCAAGGTCTGGCAGTAACGGCGGAGGTAAAGGAGGATGGTGCAAGGGGGGAGCCAGAGGACCTGAGGGATGTAACACTAGATGCTGACAGTGATACCGGCACAGAAGAGTCTGAAAATAAACGTGAGAATAACATGCAAGAGAACAGGAAGGCTTGGGACCTGGCAGTTGAATCTGGAGCAGCTCAGTACAACAAGGAAGATGATATTATGGTAGTACTGCAGGCACAGAATGAGGCAATAGCCCGGAAGAAAAGGCAAGCAAAGCAAAAGGAGAAAGTTAGAAGAAGTCGCCCAAAAAATCAGAGTAAGGTGTGTATAGCTGGTTTTAAATGATTTTTAGCTCTTGGAACGTTAGGGGGTTGGCGGGAGTTGGAAAATTGAGTATGGTGAAAACCTTTAGGCGAAATTTTAATATACGTATGCTAGGCCTGGTAGAAACTAAAAGAGAGGTAGTAACTAAATTTGATGTTGTGCAACTGTGGGAAAATGATGCGATAGGATGGAAGTATGTCGGGGCGGAAGGTGCTTTAGGTGGTCTATTATTGATGTGGGATGAAACAATTTTTAAGATAGGCAACTGTTATAAAGGAGATAGATGGTTGTGCGTGGAGGGAGAGCTGATCAAGCGTAGTTTTCGTTGTGCTATTTGTTTAGTGTATGGTGCGCATACTAGGAATGAAAAGCTGGTTGTGTGTAAAGAGCTGAACTTTTTATCTGGGTTATGTCAAGTACCTTTTTGTTTTATGGGAGACTTTAATGAGGTCGTTAAAGTGGAAGAGCGAAAAGGGGCTACTACTTTTACAGGGTCGGCAGCAGACTTTACATCTTGGATTCAGGATATGGAACTAGTGGACTTAGACTTATCTGACCGCCTGCTTACCTGGTTCAGGGGCCAATCTTGTAGCCGCATTGATAGAATGTTGGTTACTTTGGAATGGCTAGAAGAGTTTCCCAATACAAGGCTACGAGGTGGTCCAAGAGGGTTATCGGATCATTGCCCAATGGTGATGGAAGCTGCAAGGGTCGGAAGGGGGCCGAGACCTTTTCGAAGTCTTGATTCATGGTTCACTCATGAAGGGTTCTTGAGAATGGTGAAGGAGGAGTGGAGAAGCCTAGGGGAGGTGCGGTTCCTGGACAAGTTAAAGGCCATGACATTTCCTTTGGGCAAATGGCATAGAGAGAATTTTGGGTCTATGGACATGAGGATTAAAAAGTTTGAGGAGGAGATCAAGAAAGTAGACGATATGGTCAGTAATGGAGTGCATGATGGAACCTTGGAAGCAAGAAGGAAGGCGCTAGTCAGCTCTTGTAAGAGGTGGTATATCAGGAAAGAGGTACATTGAAAGCAGATGTCAAGATCCAGGCATGCAAAGGAGATGGACAAAAATACTCGGTACTTTCATAATTTAGCCTCAGCTTGAAGGAGGAAAAACCGGATTGATGCTTCAATGATTCATGGAAGAGTAGTGAGGAATCAAGCCAGGATTAAGGTGGCTATAAGAGATTTCTACAAGGACTTATACCAATAGGAGGTGTCACCTAACGTAGGCTTTCGGGATGGGTTAGTAATACAGAAAGATGTAGAAGAGGCAGCAGAACTGGAGTTGATGCCATCTGTTAAAGAGATAAAGGAGGCAGTATGGAATTGCGAATCAACAAAAGCACCAGGAAGTGATGGATATAATATGAATTTCATCAAGAAGTGTTGGGAAGAAGTTGGCTAGGAGTTTACTGCAGCAGTCTTGGATTTTTTTCGGTCTTCTATGTTACCTAGAGATTCGAATATCACTTGGGTGGCACTAGCACCGAAGTTTGTTAGGGCTAAAGAAATAAAAGACCTCAGGCCGATTAGTATGGTGGGTTGTGTGTATAAGGTCATATGTAAGTTACTGGTTCGGAGAATGAGGAAGGTCATGCCAGGGTTAGTAGGAGAGACACAGAGTGCGTTTGTAAAGGGCAGAAAAATTCATGATGGGGCATTGATAGCCTGTGAGACCATGCAGTGGCTGAAGGCTAAAAAGAAGAGTGCTGCGATTATTAAACTTGATTTTCAAAAGGCATACGACCAGGTCAAATGGAGCTTTGTGGATATTGTTTTGCAGAAAATGGGCTTCAGCCATATATGGAGGGGGTGAATTAAGGAGTGTGTTTGCTCTGCGTCTATGTCGGTTTTGATAAATGGGTCCCCCACTAAGCCTTTCAAGATGGAAAGGAGACTACGACAAGGAGACCCTTTATCGCCGTTTCTGTTTGTGCTAGTTGTTGATGTGCTACATAGGATGATTAGGGAGGCAGTGAGGAATGGCCGCATCTATCCACTTTTGGTTCGAAGGGATAACATTGAGCTGTCGCACTTACAGTTTGCAGATGATACCATTCTCTTCTGTCCTACTATGGAAGATACTATCAGGAACTACAAGCGATTGTTATGTTGCTTTGAGCTGATGTCGGGGTTGAGTATCAATTTTGAGAAGTCTAGCTTCATTCCGATTAACAGTGATCGGCATTGGACGCGTAAGATGTGTCAGTTGCTGCGATGCAAGGAGGAGTCTCTACCAGTCCGATATCTTGGCATTTCTCTTGGAGCAAACCCGAGGCTTGTGAAGACTTGAAAACCGGTGATTGATAAGGTGGAAGACAAGTTAAGTCTGTGGAAAGCAAATACCCTAAACAAAGCGGGTAAGCTGGTTCTTATGAAGTCTGTTCTGAATAGTTTGCCTATCTACTATCTTAGCCTATACAAGATGCCGAAGGTGGTAGCGGAGAAGTTGATCTCACTCCAAAGGCACTTCTTGTGGAGTAAAGAGAATGGGAGAAATGGGATACCACTAGTAAAATGGGAAGTGGTGATGGCTCCAAAAAAGGCAGGTGGTCTGGAAATTGGAGACGCAGTAATTCGGAATACAGATTTGCtctttaagtggtggtggaggttctCGAAAGAGAATTGTCCCCTGTGGAAGAAAGTCGTCTGCTCCTGTAATAACTTGAATCCGAATGAGATGCTGTGTGGTCAGCCTGTACCTACAAAGGGGGGTCCTTGGAAGGATATTTGCCAGTTACAAATCAGTGAGCCACATGTGAGAGAAAAAATGATCAGGGGTTTGTATGTGGATGTAGGGAATGGCAGAATAGTACGATTCTGGGAGGATATCTGGTTACCTCACGGTGTTCTTAAAGAGTTGTTTCCAAGGCTTTTCTCGATCTCATACCTCAAAGATTCTGTTATTGGGGATTGCGGGTTTTGGGATGGGCTAGAGTGGATATGGAATTTTCAATGGAGGAGAGAGCTTTTTCAGTGGGAGTTGGAACTAGTAAACCAAATCCATCAGATTTTACAGTCTGTTCAGCTAATATCTGAGAGGGAGGACAGAGTAGTCTGGAAATTTGATAGATATGGTATTTATtcgactaactcatttgtgcaggtgttgcaggAAGCGGCTCTCCCGGAGGAAATAACAAGCTATAGCTTCACAAGTGCGATTTGGGAGGGTTTCGTTCCACCAAGGATCGAGTTATTCTCTTGGTTTGTGTTGGTGGGGAGGGTGAATACTAAGGACAGACTGTGTAGACTAGGTGTAATTAACCCAAATGATCGTACCCATGTGTCTTATGTGGTAAGTCTGTGGAGTCTGCTTTTCATTTGTTTGCTGGTTGTGAGATTTTCTgacaggtgtggtgtgcttggctaTTCGCTCTTGGAAGAAAATGGACCATGTCTGGCACACTCAAACAACACTTTGAAAGCTGGGCAAATGCCGCAGCAAGAAGAGGTGAGAGGAGGAGgtgaatgattggcttctttgtTGTTATCTGGACATTTTGGCTAGAACGGAATGATAGAATCTTCAGGAATCAAAGTTCACGTGTGGTGGATATTATTAGTAGATCCTTCTTGCTCTCCGATGAGTGGAGTGGTGGTGAACCCtatggttgttgatggcaatgccgaagatAACTAGGGGTTGTCATGACTAGAGTTGTCGGGttgttctttattattttatatgctccaccttgttgtgttgagctttttcctttaaaaaaaatgtgtCGAATATTACCAAAtgttactttttaaaatttatccaACAACTTTGTCTAGATCCATTTTTCATTTCTTATGTTacaagataaaagaaaaaaaatttaaaatattcggATCTCGCTCATAATCTTTTATCAGGGAAGATTGCGAATTGTTGGATGCATTGAAAATTATTACAATATGTTAACTTGAAAGACAATAATCTTAGAGGCCGAATTTCTCACTTAATAAATTTTTCGTCCAActtaatttcatttattttagtCAATAATAAATTATCTGGTGAAATGTCTCTTTCATTGAGTATGTTCTCCCTCTTAGTTCCTCTCCGAAGTCTCCATAGTAGTCGAGTGCTCCCTACGATGATCccacaagtggtatcagagtatGTTCTCTCATTTGATTCCTCTTCGAAGTCTTCCCGGTGGTCGAGAGCTTCTCACggtggcccaacaagtggtatcatctcacttgattcctcctcGAAGTCTCCCCGGTGGTCGAGAGCTCCCTACGATGGCCCAATAAGTAGTATCAGAGTATGTTCTCTCAGTTAgttcctcttcaaagtcttccGGTGGTCGAAAACTCTCCATAGTGGCCCAATAAGTAGTATCAGAGTATGTTCTCTCTAGAAGTTAGTTTCTGATCAAGTTCACTCTCTTGTTTTGCATAACAATTCAATCAATGGTAGCATTTCGAATGTATTACTTAGTTCAAAAATTTTAATGCTGAGTTGTAATAATTTGAGAGGTAGTGTGTCACGAGTATTACCAAATGTCACTCTTTTATATTTATCCAACTACtctttgttttgatttatttctCATTTCTTATGTcacaagacaaaagaaaaaaataatttgaaatatttaaaatttttcttataaTCTTTTATTAAGGGAGACTCTGAGTTGTTGGATGCATTGAAAATCACCACATTATATTAATTTGGAAGGTAATAATCTTAAAGGCCAAATTTTCTACTCAATTGGTATTTTGTCCAATCTAACTTCATTTAGTATATTCAATAATAGATTGTCTGAAATATTGTCTCTCATTGAGAAATTGTGAAAAGTTTCATGTTCTAAATCTAAGGTGAAAATGAATTTTCAGAAACTATATCAAATTGGATGGTACAAAATATAATTATGCTCCAATTATAATCTAATTTATTTAGTGGTAATATTTCCACTACAATATGCAAACTTAATTTTTTCAAGATATCGAATCTGTCAAAACAATTTA includes:
- the LOC140175041 gene encoding uncharacterized protein; the protein is MGDFNEVVKVEERKGATTFTGSAADFTSWIQDMELVDLDLSDRLLTWFRGQSCSRIDRMLVTLEWLEEFPNTRLRGGPRGLSDHCPMVMEAARVGRGPRPFRSLDSWFTHEGFLRMVKEEWRSLGEVRFLDKLKAMTFPLGKWHRENFGSMDMRIKKFEEEIKKVDDMVSNGVHDGTLEARRKALVSSCKRWYIRKEEVSPNVGFRDGLVIQKDVEEAAELELMPSVKEIKEAVWNCESTKAPGSDGYNMNFIKKCWEEVG